A DNA window from Candidatus Woesearchaeota archaeon contains the following coding sequences:
- a CDS encoding antitoxin VapB family protein, producing MSKLISVSDDVYTTLKEMKGEESYSVAIRKLFTPKSNKEKILSFYGKGGIDKEMIKEVQKSWKQWSEKYV from the coding sequence ATGTCGAAACTTATCAGCGTCTCGGATGATGTGTACACAACCCTTAAAGAGATGAAGGGTGAGGAAAGCTATTCTGTTGCCATAAGAAAACTCTTTACCCCTAAGTCGAATAAAGAGAAGATACTCAGTTTTTACGGGAAAGGTGGGATTGACAAAGAAATGATAAAAGAGGTTCAAAAATCATGGAAACAGTGGTCAGAAAAATATGTTTAG
- the aepX gene encoding phosphoenolpyruvate mutase, translating to MTFRHRTTPEQRRRKLKELLAAGKLVRVIEAHNGLSALVATETKVEVGGELKEFDAVWESSLTDSASKGQPDIEVVSYDSRINTIQEISNVTDKPIIVDGDTGGDPSHFEYFVKRLEHIGVSAVIIEDKVFPKRNSLDADAKQDLEDPHLFATKIKRGKSMLLTDEFLIFARLESLIAGASVEDALKRARIYLQAGVDGIMIHDKAKDPAQVFRFAEEYKKLCSELGVSKPLVSVPTTYNTVTEEELAARGFNIVIHANHLLRSSYKAMQAVAKTILTNGRSFEADAQCAAVKDIFEIVGFSDVKKKDEQYAPKYTGFRAIIPAAGASSVFSHPKALLDINGKTVLERQRDTLQRAGIREVSVIRGFKKELFTVPKIKYHDNDQYQTTHILDSLFCAKDDMGNGFVLAYADVLFHESLIKNLLDAHGDIVLVVDNTYRHHTHEVDKELDLVIATNEPSLRHLNPSLHRHVSRIGKKIQKENATHEFVGLAKFTPAGADALLKLYDECRQKNPTPFHESSSFSKASFLDMVQELINRGNMVHALEVNKGWIEIHKPEDVEIAKGMVN from the coding sequence ATGACGTTTAGACACCGCACCACGCCGGAACAGCGCCGGAGAAAGCTCAAGGAACTTCTTGCAGCAGGAAAACTCGTGCGCGTTATCGAGGCACACAACGGCTTGAGTGCGTTGGTAGCGACCGAAACAAAAGTGGAAGTTGGCGGAGAGTTAAAAGAATTCGACGCAGTCTGGGAAAGCAGCCTCACTGATTCCGCCTCAAAGGGCCAGCCGGACATTGAAGTCGTTAGCTATGATTCCCGCATCAACACCATCCAAGAAATTTCAAACGTCACCGACAAGCCGATTATTGTTGACGGTGACACCGGCGGCGATCCGAGCCATTTTGAATATTTTGTCAAGCGGCTGGAGCACATCGGCGTCTCTGCGGTCATCATCGAAGACAAAGTGTTTCCGAAGCGTAACAGTTTGGATGCCGACGCGAAACAAGATCTTGAAGACCCGCATCTCTTTGCCACAAAAATCAAGCGCGGCAAGAGCATGCTGCTGACGGATGAATTTCTGATTTTTGCGCGCCTTGAAAGTTTGATTGCCGGCGCTAGTGTTGAAGATGCGCTGAAGCGCGCGCGCATCTACCTGCAGGCAGGCGTTGATGGCATCATGATTCATGACAAGGCAAAAGACCCAGCGCAGGTGTTCCGGTTTGCTGAAGAATACAAAAAACTTTGCAGCGAGCTCGGCGTCAGCAAGCCCTTGGTCAGCGTGCCCACCACCTACAACACCGTGACTGAAGAAGAGTTGGCTGCACGCGGATTCAACATTGTCATCCACGCAAATCATTTATTGCGCTCTTCGTACAAGGCCATGCAGGCAGTGGCAAAAACAATCCTCACCAACGGCCGCTCCTTTGAGGCGGACGCGCAGTGCGCTGCCGTCAAAGACATCTTTGAGATTGTCGGCTTTTCCGACGTCAAAAAGAAAGATGAACAATACGCACCAAAATACACGGGCTTCCGCGCCATCATTCCGGCAGCAGGCGCCAGCAGTGTTTTTTCTCATCCAAAGGCATTGCTGGATATTAACGGCAAAACCGTGCTTGAGCGCCAGCGGGACACGCTCCAGCGCGCCGGCATCCGCGAAGTGTCGGTCATCCGCGGCTTCAAAAAAGAACTGTTCACCGTGCCAAAAATAAAATACCACGACAACGACCAGTACCAGACTACCCACATTCTTGATTCGTTGTTCTGCGCCAAGGATGACATGGGCAATGGCTTTGTTCTTGCCTATGCGGACGTATTGTTCCACGAGTCACTTATCAAAAACCTGCTCGATGCGCATGGTGATATCGTCCTTGTCGTCGATAATACGTATCGCCACCACACGCATGAAGTGGACAAGGAACTCGACCTCGTTATTGCAACGAACGAGCCCTCGCTGCGCCACCTCAACCCCTCCCTGCACCGCCACGTTTCCCGCATCGGCAAAAAAATTCAGAAAGAAAACGCAACGCACGAATTTGTCGGGCTTGCAAAATTTACGCCTGCAGGAGCCGACGCATTGTTAAAACTGTATGATGAATGCCGGCAAAAAAATCCGACGCCGTTCCACGAGTCTTCCTCATTTTCAAAAGCTTCATTTCTCGACATGGTGCAAGAGCTCATCAATCGTGGTAACATGGTTCACGCGCTCGAAGTTAACAAGGGATGGATAGAAATTCACAAGCCGGAGGACGTGGAGATTGCGAAAGGGATGGTGAACTAA
- a CDS encoding type II toxin-antitoxin system VapC family toxin, translating to METVVRKICLDSDVVISLLNKDEPTYVSLQKLNATFCITAITSFEIWCGKNKPETVFEILESFHTLDFDTHAGRLAGDIFRKLKEQGRLIEMRDIFIGAICIKNNMELFTLNKKHFERLKEFGLILV from the coding sequence ATGGAAACAGTGGTCAGAAAAATATGTTTAGATTCTGATGTTGTTATCTCTTTATTGAACAAAGATGAACCTACCTATGTTTCTCTTCAAAAACTTAATGCAACCTTTTGCATCACCGCAATAACCTCATTTGAAATATGGTGTGGAAAGAACAAACCAGAGACCGTCTTTGAAATCCTCGAGTCCTTTCACACGCTCGACTTTGATACTCATGCAGGCCGCCTTGCGGGCGACATTTTTCGAAAACTCAAAGAACAAGGACGGCTTATCGAAATGCGGGATATTTTCATTGGCGCAATATGCATCAAAAATAATATGGAACTGTTCACCCTCAACAAAAAACATTTTGAGCGGCTAAAAGAATTTGGCTTAATTCTAGTATAA
- a CDS encoding aldolase: MAQGTLTEKSAHGVHIPADVPIHMQREYLKNYMMVTHNTGRLMLFAGDQKIEHLNDDFYGKIKVGDSEIPIPADDADPEHLFRIASSARIGVFAAQLGLIAKYGPSYKNIPYLVKLNSKSHLVKTAQKDPQSQAMATVDQVVQFKKNSGLTIVAVGYTVYAGSEFESEMIKEAAHAAFEAHQHGLLAVFWMYPRGKAVTDEKDPHLIAGAAGMGSCLGADFVKVNYPKPKEGKPAEAFKEAILAAGARTGVITAGGGSKGVREFLQETWDQINISGCKGNATGRNIHQKPLAEAVRLANAISAITLDLKSVDDAMKVYAE, from the coding sequence ATGGCACAAGGAACGCTCACAGAAAAAAGCGCGCACGGCGTGCATATTCCGGCAGATGTTCCGATTCATATGCAAAGGGAGTATCTCAAAAATTATATGATGGTCACGCACAACACTGGCAGATTGATGCTTTTTGCAGGGGATCAAAAAATAGAGCACCTCAATGATGATTTCTATGGAAAAATAAAAGTGGGAGATAGTGAAATTCCTATTCCTGCTGATGACGCTGACCCTGAACATTTATTTAGAATAGCAAGCAGTGCGCGAATTGGTGTTTTCGCTGCCCAGCTTGGTTTGATAGCAAAATATGGGCCGAGCTACAAAAATATACCCTATTTGGTAAAGCTGAATTCAAAATCGCATCTGGTAAAAACTGCACAAAAAGATCCGCAAAGCCAAGCCATGGCCACGGTTGATCAGGTGGTTCAATTCAAAAAAAATTCAGGCCTCACGATTGTTGCAGTAGGATATACCGTGTATGCCGGAAGTGAATTTGAAAGTGAAATGATAAAAGAAGCAGCGCACGCAGCGTTTGAAGCACACCAACATGGATTGCTTGCGGTTTTTTGGATGTATCCACGAGGAAAAGCAGTGACTGACGAAAAAGACCCACACCTCATTGCAGGCGCAGCGGGCATGGGCTCCTGCCTTGGCGCAGATTTTGTAAAAGTAAATTATCCAAAACCAAAAGAAGGGAAACCAGCCGAAGCATTCAAAGAAGCAATTTTGGCTGCAGGCGCGAGAACCGGAGTGATTACTGCAGGTGGCGGGTCAAAAGGAGTGCGTGAATTTTTACAAGAAACATGGGACCAAATAAATATCAGTGGCTGCAAAGGAAATGCTACCGGAAGAAATATCCACCAAAAACCCCTTGCTGAAGCAGTCAGGCTGGCGAATGCAATTTCTGCAATAACGCTTGATTTGAAGTCGGTGGATGACGCGATGAAAGTGTATGCCGAATAG
- the metK gene encoding methionine adenosyltransferase — protein sequence MARKYLFTSESVSEGHPDKLCDQISDAILDAILAKDPNGRVAVECLVKTGFVVVAGEVTTTAYVDIQSIVRSVICEAGYDRHDLGFEGQTCGVLVALSEQSPDIAQGVDERSATGKETAEQGAGDQGLMFGYATNETPEFMPLPISTAHKLLLKLRDLRKTHVLPYLRPDAKSQVTVEYDGGKPVRIHTVVLSAHHSPDVTHAQIKKDLIEHVIKPVCGNYLDDSTIYHVNPTGKFVVGGPVADAGLTGRKIIVDTYGGHGSHGGGAFSGKDPSKVDRSGAYAARYIAKNIVAAGLADKCEVQLAYAIGVAAPVSILVNCFGTNRVSEEKLSELVRTHFPIKPADIISHLKLRRPIFRKTASYGHFGRDDPDFTWEKLDKVDALKQDAGPLHAPEHTGKDVALD from the coding sequence ATGGCACGAAAATACCTTTTCACCAGCGAAAGTGTCAGCGAAGGACACCCGGACAAACTCTGCGACCAGATTTCAGACGCGATTCTCGACGCCATCCTCGCCAAGGATCCCAACGGCCGCGTCGCGGTTGAGTGCCTCGTCAAGACCGGCTTTGTCGTTGTCGCCGGCGAAGTGACCACGACCGCGTATGTTGATATTCAAAGCATTGTGCGCAGCGTCATCTGCGAAGCAGGCTACGACCGCCATGATTTGGGATTTGAAGGCCAGACGTGCGGTGTTCTTGTCGCGCTTTCAGAACAATCACCTGACATCGCGCAGGGCGTTGATGAGCGTTCTGCAACGGGAAAAGAAACTGCCGAACAAGGCGCCGGCGACCAAGGATTAATGTTTGGCTATGCCACTAATGAAACCCCTGAATTCATGCCGCTGCCCATTAGCACCGCGCACAAGCTTCTCTTAAAACTGCGCGACCTTCGCAAAACACATGTGCTTCCGTACCTTCGGCCTGACGCAAAAAGCCAAGTCACGGTTGAGTATGACGGTGGAAAACCCGTGCGTATTCACACCGTTGTTTTGTCCGCTCACCATTCGCCTGATGTTACGCACGCGCAGATAAAAAAAGACCTCATCGAACACGTCATCAAGCCGGTGTGCGGAAACTACCTCGACGATTCAACCATCTATCACGTTAATCCAACCGGAAAATTTGTGGTCGGCGGGCCGGTTGCCGACGCAGGCCTTACCGGCAGAAAAATAATTGTTGACACCTATGGCGGCCACGGTAGCCACGGCGGCGGCGCATTTTCCGGAAAGGACCCCAGTAAAGTTGACCGGTCCGGGGCATACGCCGCGCGCTACATTGCAAAAAACATTGTCGCCGCGGGACTCGCCGACAAATGCGAAGTCCAGCTTGCGTACGCCATCGGCGTTGCCGCTCCTGTTTCCATTTTGGTCAACTGCTTTGGCACCAACAGGGTTTCGGAAGAGAAACTTTCTGAACTGGTGAGAACCCACTTTCCCATCAAGCCCGCTGACATTATTTCTCATTTGAAACTCCGCAGGCCCATTTTCAGAAAAACAGCAAGCTACGGCCACTTTGGCAGGGACGACCCTGATTTCACGTGGGAAAAACTGGACAAGGTTGACGCGCTGAAACAGGACGCGGGGCCGCTGCATGCTCCTGAACATACAGGGAAAGATGTGGCGCTGGATTGA
- a CDS encoding carbon-nitrogen hydrolase, with the protein MTNVTIGLIQSAAGESKPENIQKTIEKIRAAAKKGAKIICLQELFATRYFPREQKKDFSALAESIPNQFSERFSALADELKVVLVVPFYEKKGKTEYNSALVFDADGKQLDTYRKHHIPHDPLFYEKDYFKESSDEYIVYKTKYATFSVLICYDQWFPEAARVCALNGAEIIFYPTAIGTIKNHEAHEGEWHDAWETIQRSHAIANSVIVAAVNRVGEENELHFWGGSFVCDAFGNVIQRAGDKEEILIVDVDTSKNKDIRDAWGFMRNRRPETYGRLCKK; encoded by the coding sequence ATGACCAACGTAACCATTGGCCTCATTCAAAGTGCTGCCGGTGAAAGCAAGCCCGAAAACATACAGAAAACTATTGAAAAAATTAGGGCTGCAGCGAAGAAAGGTGCCAAAATCATCTGCCTGCAGGAACTGTTCGCGACGCGCTATTTTCCGCGCGAACAAAAAAAAGATTTTTCGGCGCTGGCTGAATCCATTCCAAACCAGTTCAGTGAACGGTTTTCTGCGCTTGCAGATGAATTAAAAGTGGTGCTTGTTGTGCCATTCTATGAAAAAAAAGGAAAAACAGAGTACAATTCTGCGCTGGTGTTTGACGCCGACGGAAAACAGCTCGACACCTACCGCAAGCACCACATCCCCCACGACCCGCTGTTTTATGAAAAGGACTATTTCAAGGAAAGTAGCGACGAGTATATTGTTTACAAAACAAAGTATGCCACCTTTTCTGTCCTGATATGTTACGACCAGTGGTTTCCTGAAGCGGCACGGGTATGCGCGCTCAACGGCGCTGAAATTATTTTCTACCCCACGGCAATCGGCACTATCAAAAACCATGAAGCACATGAGGGTGAGTGGCACGATGCGTGGGAAACCATCCAGCGCAGCCACGCCATTGCAAACAGTGTCATTGTCGCTGCGGTCAACCGTGTTGGCGAAGAAAATGAACTGCATTTCTGGGGCGGCTCATTTGTATGCGACGCATTTGGCAATGTGATTCAGCGCGCCGGCGACAAGGAAGAAATTCTGATTGTTGATGTTGATACCAGCAAAAACAAGGACATCCGCGACGCATGGGGATTCATGCGCAACCGCCGGCCGGAAACGTATGGACGTTTGTGTAAAAAGTGA
- a CDS encoding type II toxin-antitoxin system HicB family antitoxin, with protein MTKKYHVVVEKDEDGWFVSEVLELPGCHTQAKTREELLKRTKEAIKAYLHNPAEEKTTISSEFLGVQEIEV; from the coding sequence ATGACCAAAAAATATCATGTAGTGGTAGAAAAGGATGAGGATGGCTGGTTTGTATCTGAAGTACTTGAACTTCCTGGATGCCACACGCAGGCTAAAACACGGGAAGAACTTCTCAAACGAACAAAAGAAGCGATAAAAGCATACCTCCATAATCCTGCCGAAGAGAAAACAACTATTTCTTCTGAATTTCTGGGAGTGCAAGAAATAGAGGTATAA
- a CDS encoding DUF5679 domain-containing protein: MVTVTGYCMKCKHASEMADAKAAKMANGRDCVKGKCTKCSTKMFKIGKMK; the protein is encoded by the coding sequence ATGGTAACGGTAACGGGATATTGCATGAAATGTAAACACGCATCCGAAATGGCAGATGCCAAAGCAGCAAAAATGGCCAACGGCCGCGACTGCGTCAAAGGCAAATGCACCAAGTGCAGCACTAAAATGTTCAAAATTGGGAAAATGAAGTAA
- a CDS encoding type II toxin-antitoxin system HicA family toxin, whose translation MSKLPKLTGRELAKIVERAGFLHSHTTGSHMVYKHLDGRRTTIPCHSGEEIGPGLLTKIIKKDLGMTREEFLRQL comes from the coding sequence GTGTCAAAACTGCCAAAGTTAACAGGCAGGGAATTGGCAAAAATTGTTGAACGAGCAGGTTTTCTTCACAGCCACACCACGGGCAGCCACATGGTGTACAAGCATCTTGATGGAAGGCGAACAACAATCCCGTGCCATTCAGGCGAAGAAATCGGTCCGGGACTTTTAACAAAAATTATCAAAAAAGATTTAGGAATGACCAGAGAAGAATTTTTGAGACAGCTTTAA
- a CDS encoding agmatine deiminase family protein — protein sequence MKTPSQLGYQMPAEWEPHDAIWLSWPHDPLTFPNMPEAEKAMAEIIAAVHSSEQVNLLVKNEAMKKKVMAALEKKKCNFSKITLHVHEYADVWFRDYGPIFVVNKKEKKLAMTHWIFNAWGNKYEELLKDSHIPEWINETMKIERFAPGIVLEGGSIDVNGKGTLLTSAQCLLNKNRNPQLSKQQIEQYLKDFLGVKKIIWLNEGIVGDDTDGHVDDLARFVNPTTVLCAYEDDANDENYPMLKENYDILCKETDQDGKKLTVIKLPMPGVVGDDKGRVPASYANFYIGNTVVLVPIFGHKNDEKALRIIQEQFPQRKVVGINCYHVVFGFGTIHCMSQQQPRM from the coding sequence ATGAAAACGCCTTCTCAGCTCGGTTATCAGATGCCCGCAGAATGGGAACCGCACGATGCTATCTGGCTCTCGTGGCCGCATGACCCACTTACGTTTCCGAATATGCCGGAGGCAGAAAAGGCCATGGCAGAGATTATTGCAGCAGTTCATTCCAGTGAACAGGTGAATTTACTCGTCAAAAATGAAGCGATGAAGAAAAAAGTGATGGCGGCGCTTGAAAAGAAAAAATGCAATTTCTCAAAAATAACGCTCCATGTCCATGAGTATGCCGATGTCTGGTTTCGTGACTACGGCCCAATCTTTGTGGTGAATAAAAAAGAAAAAAAGCTCGCCATGACGCACTGGATTTTCAACGCGTGGGGCAACAAGTACGAAGAACTGCTCAAAGATTCTCACATTCCCGAATGGATTAACGAAACAATGAAGATTGAGCGGTTCGCGCCCGGCATTGTGCTCGAAGGCGGCTCAATCGATGTCAACGGTAAGGGAACGCTGCTGACCTCGGCACAGTGCCTGCTTAACAAAAATAGGAATCCACAGCTTTCAAAACAGCAGATTGAGCAGTATCTGAAGGATTTTTTGGGCGTCAAAAAAATTATCTGGCTCAATGAAGGCATTGTGGGTGATGACACCGATGGCCACGTTGATGACCTTGCGCGGTTTGTAAACCCCACAACAGTGCTATGCGCGTATGAAGATGATGCCAACGATGAAAATTATCCGATGCTGAAAGAAAATTATGACATTCTATGCAAAGAAACGGATCAGGATGGGAAAAAACTTACGGTCATCAAACTGCCCATGCCCGGTGTGGTGGGCGATGACAAAGGAAGGGTGCCGGCAAGCTATGCGAATTTCTACATCGGCAATACGGTTGTGCTCGTGCCTATTTTTGGGCACAAGAATGATGAGAAAGCGCTGAGGATTATTCAGGAACAATTCCCGCAGCGAAAAGTAGTCGGCATCAACTGCTACCACGTCGTGTTCGGCTTTGGCACGATTCACTGCATGAGCCAGCAGCAGCCGAGAATGTAA
- the aepY gene encoding phosphonopyruvate decarboxylase yields the protein MITPESLFEIFQKNGLTFFTGVPDSTFKAWMSFLDDEHGKRLTNIITVNECEATAVAAGHYLGSGTPAVVYLQNSGFGKTVNPITSLLDKEVYGIPALLMIGWRGEPGKKDEPQHKKMGRIMLDMLKVLEIPAVVLTDNPAEIDAEIQKAKDWMQQHSAPYALIVRSGVVDEAYEKKVKHVQNFEMVREDAIKAIVDTLDPSDIVVSTTGKTSRELFEYRIARNETPCDFYTVGSMGCASAIGFGIALKNPHKKIFVLDGDGAALMQFGSFATIGHYAPPNLYHVLIDNQSHDSTGGQPTVSTTVNFENVARATGYKDVVSISSSVGLVETLKHFRNKQGPALLIVNCRTGSRKDLGRPTSTPVENKEIFMQRVQG from the coding sequence ATGATAACCCCCGAATCCCTCTTCGAAATCTTCCAAAAAAATGGCCTGACATTCTTCACCGGTGTGCCCGACAGCACGTTCAAGGCATGGATGAGTTTCTTGGATGACGAGCATGGCAAACGGCTGACCAACATCATCACCGTCAATGAGTGCGAGGCAACTGCGGTTGCTGCCGGCCACTATCTTGGCAGCGGCACGCCAGCAGTGGTGTACCTGCAGAATTCCGGCTTTGGAAAAACCGTCAATCCGATTACTTCGCTTCTTGACAAAGAAGTGTATGGCATCCCTGCGTTGCTGATGATTGGCTGGCGTGGCGAGCCGGGCAAAAAGGACGAGCCCCAGCACAAAAAAATGGGCAGAATCATGCTAGATATGCTAAAAGTCCTAGAAATTCCCGCGGTTGTGCTCACTGACAATCCTGCTGAAATTGACGCTGAAATCCAGAAGGCAAAAGATTGGATGCAGCAGCACAGCGCGCCGTATGCATTGATTGTGCGCAGCGGCGTTGTTGATGAAGCATACGAGAAAAAAGTCAAGCACGTGCAGAACTTTGAAATGGTGCGCGAAGACGCCATCAAAGCAATCGTTGACACGCTTGACCCGAGTGACATTGTTGTTTCGACAACCGGAAAAACATCGCGCGAATTATTTGAATACCGCATTGCGCGCAACGAAACACCGTGCGACTTTTACACGGTCGGCAGCATGGGCTGCGCTTCTGCCATTGGCTTCGGCATTGCGCTGAAAAACCCGCACAAAAAAATCTTTGTCTTGGATGGCGATGGCGCCGCGCTGATGCAGTTCGGAAGCTTCGCCACCATTGGTCACTACGCGCCGCCGAATTTGTACCATGTTCTCATCGACAACCAGTCCCACGATTCAACCGGCGGCCAGCCGACGGTTTCAACGACGGTGAACTTTGAAAACGTTGCACGGGCAACCGGCTACAAGGATGTTGTATCCATATCAAGCAGCGTCGGGCTGGTTGAAACGCTCAAACATTTTAGAAACAAACAAGGGCCAGCATTGTTGATTGTGAACTGCCGCACCGGCTCGCGCAAAGATTTGGGAAGGCCGACCTCGACGCCGGTTGAGAATAAAGAAATCTTTATGCAGCGAGTACAGGGATAA
- a CDS encoding SIR2 family protein, which translates to MLLNIQGKMWRWIELVDMAALRNSNKNLNSNKATGRKIVWFLGAGASRGAGAALRVGGSGGTIKIPIQADFWDVVLRYGSKKDADKIQSFLFRYFAGYDRTPARSNRKERREVLKNIDVEEVFTFLSERIKTKQIPDSLKTYFTEIQSKLIRTVTKTLRKFEPNAQTKKTYATFSKNLLRTRDAVVSFNYDTIFEYSLPKNKPFFYQDVSKKTKFYAVFKPHGSINWKMGENKKLEVDDYVDEPELIPPTHLKFIGEQIDPIKLLWKKMEIQMQAAKTFVFIGYSFPDADFYFSSVMRSVLTKTKRNVKIILVDPDAQRLSEKFGKRFSITQNRILKYFDLSQLLQIKRKTL; encoded by the coding sequence ATGCTCCTGAACATACAGGGAAAGATGTGGCGCTGGATTGAATTGGTTGATATGGCTGCTCTTCGTAATTCTAACAAGAATCTTAACTCAAACAAAGCTACGGGAAGGAAAATAGTCTGGTTCTTGGGGGCAGGAGCTTCTCGAGGTGCTGGTGCCGCACTGCGGGTCGGCGGGTCGGGAGGTACAATTAAAATTCCAATTCAAGCCGACTTTTGGGACGTTGTTCTAAGGTATGGATCTAAAAAGGATGCTGACAAAATACAATCTTTTTTATTTAGATATTTTGCAGGTTATGATAGGACACCTGCGCGTAGTAATCGAAAAGAACGAAGAGAAGTATTGAAAAATATTGATGTCGAAGAAGTTTTTACTTTTTTGAGTGAGAGAATCAAAACCAAGCAAATTCCTGACTCTTTAAAAACTTATTTTACGGAAATTCAGTCAAAACTAATACGCACGGTGACAAAAACCCTTCGTAAATTCGAACCAAATGCCCAAACTAAGAAAACCTATGCCACCTTCTCTAAAAATCTTCTGCGAACAAGAGACGCTGTTGTATCTTTTAATTACGATACTATCTTCGAATATTCTTTGCCAAAAAACAAACCCTTCTTTTATCAGGATGTTTCGAAAAAAACTAAATTTTATGCTGTTTTCAAGCCGCATGGTTCTATAAACTGGAAGATGGGGGAAAACAAAAAACTTGAAGTTGACGATTATGTTGACGAACCCGAACTAATCCCTCCAACACATCTAAAATTTATCGGAGAACAAATTGACCCAATAAAACTGCTTTGGAAAAAAATGGAAATTCAAATGCAAGCAGCCAAAACTTTTGTTTTTATAGGTTATTCATTTCCTGATGCTGATTTCTACTTTTCTTCTGTTATGCGATCTGTTTTAACAAAAACTAAAAGAAATGTTAAAATAATCCTTGTTGACCCCGATGCTCAGCGATTGTCAGAAAAGTTTGGTAAACGTTTCTCAATAACTCAAAACAGGATTCTAAAATATTTTGATTTATCACAACTTCTTCAAATTAAGCGTAAGACATTATAG